In Anaerobranca californiensis DSM 14826, a single genomic region encodes these proteins:
- the tnpA gene encoding IS200/IS605 family transposase, protein MDLDNNNHSVFLLFYHLVLVTKYRRKVIDDNISNRLKEIFEKIQENYNITLQEWNHDKDHIHILFKAHPNTGLSKFINAYKSASSRLIKKEYPKIKEQLWKEYFWSRSYCLLATGGVSIEVIKKYIEKQGK, encoded by the coding sequence ATGGATTTAGACAATAATAATCATTCAGTATTCTTATTGTTTTATCATCTTGTTTTGGTAACTAAATATAGAAGAAAAGTTATTGATGATAATATATCGAATAGACTAAAAGAAATATTTGAAAAGATACAGGAAAATTATAATATCACATTACAAGAATGGAACCATGATAAAGACCATATCCATATATTATTCAAAGCACATCCTAATACAGGGTTGTCTAAGTTTATAAATGCATATAAAAGTGCTTCATCAAGATTGATAAAGAAAGAGTATCCTAAAATAAAAGAGCAATTATGGAAAGAATATTTTTGGTCAAGAAGTTACTGTTTGCTTGCAACAGGCGGGGTGTCAATTGAAGTAATTAAAAAATATATAGAAAAGCAAGGGAAGTAG